Proteins from a single region of Funiculus sociatus GB2-C1:
- a CDS encoding Rne/Rng family ribonuclease: MPKQIIIAEQHRIAAVFWEDQIQELVVATGSHQVGDIYLGIVENVLPGIDAAFVNIGDAERNGFIHVTDLGPLRLKRSAGAITELLAPQQKVLVQVMKEPTGNKGPRLTGNISLPGRYVVLMPFGRGVSLSRQIKSENERNRLRALAVLIKPAGMGLIVRTEAEGRSEEAIIEDLETLQKQWEAIQQEVNSTRAPALLNRDDDFIQRVLRDMYSAEVNRIVVDSHTGVKRVKQYLVSWSGGKSPEGVLIDHHRERLSILEYFRINAAIREALKPRVDLPSGGYIIIQLTEALTVIDVNSGSFTRSATARETVLWTNSEAATEIARQLRLRNIAGVIIVDFIDMDARRDQLQVLEHFNKALKADKARPQIAQLSELGLVELTRKRQGQNIYELFSQPCPSCGGLGHMVRLPGESANKNGGEIAEPPSPTPVREARTLPYRNEVGIREIPLPAVESRSEALDLGADDDDESMDLMNHPSYQERGVNNNRRRRRRRVGEPPLKEELTPKTPIRISTPPTIVNHFRATPVAEPEPIRESETYIGGGSTPLPVVEEVRRSPKPERPKPSRQEIEPPEIVSIEMTPEQQDVYALMGISPLVLLEREVKNPKSAIVSITLPGESQSTEAIASSIQAAKDERDTQTSAFESDEDDNTSYLPSAFEVDEMEYQTADEEQRQIEEVTPVVDEAPEEPDAIASDSASPSEESESDSGESPVRRRRRRRSSATEA; this comes from the coding sequence ATGCCGAAGCAAATTATTATCGCGGAGCAGCATCGGATTGCTGCCGTCTTTTGGGAAGATCAAATTCAAGAACTTGTCGTTGCTACTGGCAGCCACCAAGTCGGAGACATCTATCTGGGCATTGTTGAAAATGTCTTACCTGGGATAGATGCCGCATTTGTAAACATTGGGGATGCCGAACGCAACGGCTTTATCCATGTTACTGACTTAGGCCCCCTGCGGCTAAAACGTTCCGCTGGTGCGATTACAGAACTACTGGCACCCCAACAGAAAGTTCTGGTTCAAGTAATGAAAGAGCCGACCGGCAACAAAGGCCCCAGGCTCACAGGCAATATCAGCTTACCTGGACGCTATGTAGTATTGATGCCCTTCGGACGGGGTGTGAGTCTGTCGCGGCAAATCAAGAGCGAAAACGAGCGCAACCGCCTTAGAGCCTTAGCCGTTCTCATTAAACCTGCTGGCATGGGGCTAATAGTGCGGACAGAAGCCGAGGGACGCTCGGAAGAAGCCATCATAGAAGATTTGGAGACACTGCAAAAACAGTGGGAAGCGATTCAACAAGAAGTAAACTCCACTAGAGCGCCAGCGCTGCTAAATCGAGACGATGATTTTATTCAGCGCGTCTTGCGGGATATGTACAGTGCGGAAGTAAATCGAATTGTCGTAGATTCCCACACCGGAGTTAAGCGAGTCAAGCAATACTTAGTCAGTTGGAGCGGAGGAAAGTCGCCGGAAGGAGTATTAATCGACCATCACCGCGAGCGCCTTTCTATCTTAGAATACTTCCGCATCAATGCAGCCATTCGAGAAGCCCTCAAACCTAGAGTGGATTTACCTTCAGGAGGCTACATCATTATCCAGCTGACGGAAGCTTTAACGGTGATTGATGTCAACTCAGGTTCCTTCACCCGTTCTGCCACTGCAAGAGAAACTGTGCTGTGGACAAACAGTGAAGCAGCGACAGAAATAGCCCGTCAACTGCGGTTGCGAAATATCGCTGGTGTCATCATTGTTGACTTTATTGACATGGATGCACGGCGAGATCAGCTGCAAGTGCTGGAACACTTCAACAAAGCACTGAAGGCAGACAAAGCTAGACCACAAATTGCTCAACTTTCCGAACTCGGCTTAGTAGAATTAACTCGCAAGCGGCAAGGGCAAAATATTTACGAGTTGTTTAGTCAGCCCTGCCCTAGTTGTGGCGGTTTGGGGCATATGGTTCGCCTACCGGGTGAGTCTGCTAACAAAAATGGAGGAGAAATTGCCGAACCTCCCTCGCCGACACCTGTTAGGGAAGCACGGACGTTACCCTACCGAAATGAAGTCGGAATTAGGGAAATACCTTTGCCAGCCGTTGAAAGTCGCAGCGAAGCTTTAGATTTAGGCGCTGACGATGATGATGAGTCAATGGATTTGATGAATCATCCCAGTTATCAGGAGCGGGGGGTAAATAATAATCGCCGTCGTCGCCGCCGTCGTGTAGGTGAACCTCCATTAAAGGAGGAATTAACCCCAAAAACTCCTATTCGGATTTCGACTCCTCCGACTATAGTGAATCATTTCCGGGCAACTCCGGTGGCAGAACCGGAACCAATCCGCGAAAGCGAGACATATATAGGTGGGGGAAGTACGCCTCTACCCGTTGTGGAAGAAGTCCGTCGCTCGCCGAAACCTGAGCGTCCCAAGCCTTCCAGACAGGAAATTGAACCGCCGGAGATTGTTTCAATTGAAATGACCCCAGAGCAACAGGACGTTTATGCTTTGATGGGAATTTCTCCGTTGGTGCTGTTAGAGCGGGAAGTGAAAAATCCGAAATCGGCGATAGTGTCGATTACTTTGCCTGGAGAGTCACAGTCTACGGAAGCGATCGCTTCCTCAATCCAGGCGGCGAAAGATGAAAGAGATACACAGACTTCTGCCTTTGAGTCTGACGAAGACGATAATACATCTTATCTACCCTCCGCATTTGAGGTAGATGAAATGGAATATCAGACAGCAGACGAGGAGCAACGACAGATAGAGGAAGTGACACCTGTCGTAGACGAAGCCCCAGAAGAGCCAGACGCGATCGCATCTGACTCTGCATCCCCCAGTGAAGAATCAGAATCAGACAGTGGCGAGTCTCCAGTTCGGCGGCGGAGGCGGCGGCGGTCTTCTGCAACAGAGGCTTGA